The region AACGGCCGCGTCCCGGTCAGCGGGGACGGTACGGCGTCGACCCGCAGTTCCTCCCGACACTCCCGCCGTACGGTCTCCCACGGGTGTTCCGCCGGTTCCACGTGCCCACCGGGCGGTAGCCACAGCCCGGCCTTGCGATGTGCGACGAGCAGCAGCTCACCGCGCCGCGCGTCGACCAGCACGAAGTAGCTGACCAGGTGTTTCGCCGGTACGTCCGGCTTACGGATGCGATAGAGCGGGCTGCCGTCGGCGATCCACTCGGCCGTGTCGACGATGTCGGCCCGTTCCGCGTCGTCCCACGGCTCGATCCCGGACAGCAGCTCCAGCAGGCGCAACCGGCGCAGCTGCTCGGCAGTGTCTGGTGTGCGGCCACGAGTCATGATCACTGCGGCATCTTGCCAGCGCCCTACGACATCGCCCAACCGGTTTCCAGCACAGTGCCGCACACCCCGTACGGGTCTCTGCGGCCGGAAGGGGTGGCTCAGGCTGCGTCCAGCATGGATCGGAGCGCCGAGGTCAGGATCTGTTCGACCCCGTCGGGCGAGCTGACATTCGGTTTACCGCGGAAATGCCCGATGCAGTTGTAGACGGTCATCGAGCCACCGGCGATCCCTGGGAAGTCGGGATCAATGCCCGCCGCATAGGAAGAATTCTTGCGCAGCAGCTCGTCACTGGGAATGTACGCCGGGACCTCGTTTGCATAGCCAGCGAACAAAAGCCGACTCGAACCACCATAGGTATTTCGGAAGTACACCCCGTAACCGGATACCACCTCGCCTCCGACAAGTGCGATGCGGAGATCCGGATCGCCGGTCAAGCGCCACACCTGAAGCGGCAGGGAAACCGAGGTGACAATGTTGCCGGACTGGATCTGCGCGATCATCCTCTCAGCGTGTCGGCGACAGTAGCCAGGAAGTGCCGTGTTCGCCAACCGGGTTGCGTAGGCGTTTTGGACGAGCGTGAGATTTCCCGGCGTCAAGGTCACGTCCAGCGGTAGCGACACCGACTGGTAGCTGGTGCGAATAGGTCCAGAAACCAGCCGACCCGGCGTGCTGACCGCACTCGTGACGCGGTCACCCAGCTCCTGGCCAAGTCGGTCCCTAAGGGCCCAACCAAGGCTTCCGCTGGGATTCTGGTCGCCGGCTGGGCCGAGAAGGAACTGAGCAAAGGCGCCAGTGGCACCTTCGATCGCCGACACCGCCGCCCCCGGGTAGTCAGGATCGAAGAGGGTCTGCGAGCCAGCCGCAACCGGGTGGCACCCGTAGCTGAA is a window of Micromonospora polyrhachis DNA encoding:
- a CDS encoding neutral/alkaline non-lysosomal ceramidase N-terminal domain-containing protein — its product is MVAPQLLSEAARAATSMAISVGKADITPAVGAALGGYGVNRPRTATGTYAPLFARCMVFWDNGFPNVFVTVDVLGFGTRMHQAIRNRVMGLGVGNSDFVLTATHTHNGPSLAEKLDPYISYAMTPEQIAAVESYSDWLVDRIVQLVEETLLATRQPCVLDYQVATQEFSVNREGLPYVERDVPILVARDASGDPLAVLFSYGCHPVAAGSQTLFDPDYPGAAVSAIEGATGAFAQFLLGPAGDQNPSGSLGWALRDRLGQELGDRVTSAVSTPGRLVSGPIRTSYQSVSLPLDVTLTPGNLTLVQNAYATRLANTALPGYCRRHAERMIAQIQSGNIVTSVSLPLQVWRLTGDPDLRIALVGGEVVSGYGVYFRNTYGGSSRLLFAGYANEVPAYIPSDELLRKNSSYAAGIDPDFPGIAGGSMTVYNCIGHFRGKPNVSSPDGVEQILTSALRSMLDAA
- a CDS encoding NUDIX hydrolase, with translation MTRGRTPDTAEQLRRLRLLELLSGIEPWDDAERADIVDTAEWIADGSPLYRIRKPDVPAKHLVSYFVLVDARRGELLLVAHRKAGLWLPPGGHVEPAEHPWETVRRECREELRVDAVPSPLTGTRPFFVTVTTTRGIGQHVDVSFWYVLQADAETVTWYDEEEFSAIRWVTPRQLLSEPLDTLDPQLHRLTEKLLAALDAAATSSKEEPTATS